Proteins encoded in a region of the Pelmatolapia mariae isolate MD_Pm_ZW linkage group LG6, Pm_UMD_F_2, whole genome shotgun sequence genome:
- the LOC134629331 gene encoding phospholipid-transporting ATPase ABCA1-like isoform X1 — protein sequence MAVSTQLGLLLWKNFTYRRRQTIQLLIEIVWPLFIFFILISVRIHYPPYEQHECHFPNKAMPSAGTLPWVQGIICNANNPCFRNPTPGESPGVVGNFNDSIISRLFTDAKKILLYTQNDKSYEGYKGLLRALRKLQKNTARFKLKDFLRDDETLSHFLHHNASLPRDALKHIVEADVNLEKVLTKGFGFHLRDLCNTTPLEEFVHIADRNVSRMTQEIICKSSSDWLNKAQSHFLSNLDFLKPVRSDVRSDPKDIQEVSAATDNLLESLGALAVELSSMKSWKDMRKEILYLTANATGSPNQMYQAVSRIVCGHPEGGGLKIKSLNWYEDNNYKALFGNHGNDSDSEPISTYDNSSTPYCNNLMKNLESSPISRMIWRALKPLLMGKILYTPDTPATQRIIHEVNKTFQELGVLRDLGGMWEEVKPKLWNFMENSEEMDLVRTLLQNNASAMFLNTQLSGTELRVSDIAAFLSKTSVNKKHAGSVYTWRDVFNETNHAIQTISRFMECVNLDKLEPVANEERLVNKSMGLLDNQRFWAGIVFPDIAHNNSTDLPPNVNYKIRMDIDNVERTNKIKDGYWDPGPRADPFEDLRYVWGGFSYLQDVIEQGIIRAVTGTKQKTGIYIQQMPYPCYVDDIFLRVMSRSMPLFMTLAWMYSVAIIIKGVVYEKEARLKETMRIMGLNNGTLWLSWFISSLIPLLISAGLLVMLLKMGNLLPYSDSGVVFLFLGSFGVVTIMQCFLISTLFSRANLAAACGGIIYFTLYLPYVLCVAWQDYVGFGAKIVVSLLSPVAFGFGCEYFALFEEQGVGIQWSNLLASPLEEDSYNLTTSICLMLFDAVLYGIMTWYIEAVFPGQYGIPRPWYFPFTRTYWCGEKENKNISTPLSKKGNADAVCIEEEPSHIEPGVYIENLVKIYSHGNKLAVDGLSLRFYEGQITSFLGHNGAGKTTTMSILTGLFPPTSGTAYILGKDIRSELSTIRQNLGVCPQHNVLFSMLTVEEHIWFYARLKGLSEEKVKAEMEQIVNDVGLPHKRKSRTSTLSGGMQRKLSVALAFVGGSKVVILDEPTAGVDPYARRGIWDLLLKYRQGRTIILSTHHMDEADILGDRIAIISHGKLCCVGSSLFLKTHLGTGYYLTLVKRDYDLTLQSCRNSASTVSYSKKTEKEDSVSESSSDAGLGSEPESETTTIDVSLISNVIFKHVPEARLVEDLGHELAYVLPYQAAKDGAFVELFHELDDRLTDLGISSYGISDTTLEEIFLKVAEDSGVDSVELSDGVVPTRTRRRHAFGDHQSCLKPFTEDDFDFNDSEGDPESRETDWLSGTDGKGSYQVKGWSLKRQQFVALLWKRFLYARRSRKGFFAQIVLPAVFVCIALVFSLIVPPFGKYPSLALDPGMYGEQFTFISNDMPEDPHTNNLLGALTAEPGFGTRCMEGQPIPDIPCTAVQDEWSVPQVSQSVKDMFDKGNWTMQNPSPLCECSCEGRKRMLPECPSGAGGLPPPQMKISETDTLQNLTGRNISDYLVKTYAQIIGKSLKNKIWVNEFRYGGFSLGARSSQFLAHTDETDRAIAQLRRRFHLERGAAADRFFHSLSSFIQGLDTKNNVKIWFNNKGWHSIGSFLNVMNNAILRVSLPAGKDPTKFGITAYNHPLNLTKEQLSQVALMTTSVDVLVSICVIFAMSFVPASFVVFLIQERVNKAKHMQFISGVQPFLYWLANFVWDMCNYIVPATLVIIIFVCFQQDAYVSSTNLPVLALLLLLYGWSITPLMYPASFFFKIPSTAYVVLTSVNILIGINGSVSTFVLELFGSNEIGGINDILKNVFLIFPHFCLGRGLIDMVKNQAMADALERFGENRFRSPLAWDMVGKNLFAMAIEGVVFFCITVLIQYRFCFKARSSTSHLKPIGEEDEDVARERQRILSGGGQTDILELRQLTKIYKRKQKPAVDRLCVGIPPGECFGLLGVNGAGKTSTFKMLTGDSVVTSGEAYLAGKSVTTEIDEVHQNMGYCPQFDAINDLLTGREHLEFYAILRGVPEKEVCEVADWGIRKLGLMKYVDKAAGSYSGGNMRKLSTAIALIGGPPVVFLDEPTTGMDPKARRALWNAILSIIKEGRSVVLTSHSMEECEALCTRMAIMVNGRFRCLGSVQHLKNRFGDGYTIILRVAGPDPDLRPVMDFIERELPGSTLKEKHRNMLQYQLPSSLTSLARIFSLLSKNKEALSIEDYSVSQTTLDQVFVNFAKDQSDEDHLKDVHLSKRDAVVVDISQLNSFLTDNKTRESCV from the exons ATGGCAGTCTCCACTCAGCTGGGTTTACTGCTTTGGAAGAACTTCACCTACCGACGGAGACAGACT ATCCAGTTGCTGATTGAGATCGTCTGGCCCCTGTTCATCTTTTTCATCCTGATATCAGTCCGAATACATTATCCGCCCTATGAACAACATGAAT GTCACTTCCCAAACAAGGCTATGCCTTCAGCAGGTACTCTGCCCTGGGTACAAGGTATCATCTGTAATGCCAACAACCCCTGCTTCCGTAATCCCACGCCTGGAGAGAGTCCTGGGGTGGTGGGAAATTTTAATGATTCTAT AATCTCCCGTCTGTTCACTGATGCCAAGAAGATCCTGTTGTACACTCAGAATGATAAGAGCTATGAAGGCTACAAGGGACTGCTAAGAGCCCTCAGGAAGCTTCAGAAAAACACTGCTC gtTTCAAGCTGAAAGACTTTTTGCGTGATGATGAAACCCTTTCTCACTTCCTGCATCACAATGCGTCACTTCCTCGTGATGCCCTGAAGCATATAGTGGAGGCTGATGTCAATCTTGAGAAG GTCCTCACAAAAGGTTTCGGCTTCCATCTCAGAGATCTCTGCAACACCACACCACTGGAGGAGTTTGTCCACATTGCTGACCGCAACGTGTCCCGCATGACTCAAGAGATCATCTGTAAGAGTTCCAGTGATTGGCTGAACAAGGCCCAGAGCCACTTCCTGTCTAACTTGGACTTCCTAAAACCTGTTCGG AGCGATGTGAGGTCTGATCCGAAAGACATTCAGGAAGTCTCAGCTGCAACCGACAATCTTCTGGAAAGCCTGGGAGCACTGGCCGTTGAG CTTTCCAGCATGAAGAGTTGGAAGGATATGCGAAAGGAGATCCTGTATCTTACCGCAAATGCTACAGGGTCTCCAAATCAGATGTACCAGGCCGTGTCACGTATCGTCTGTGGACATCCTGAGGGAGGGGGCCTCAAAATCAAGTCTCTCAACTGGTATGAAGACAACAACTACAAGGCCCTTTTTGGAAACCACGGCAACGATAGTGACAGTGAACCCATCTCCACTTACGATAACTCCTCCA ctccTTATTGTAACAATTTGATGAAGAACCTGGAGTCCAGTCCCATTTCCAGAATGATCTGGCGAGCTCTGAAGCCCCTTCTCATGGGGAAGATCCTTTATACACCAGACACTCCAGCAACACAGAGGATCATCCACGAG GTTAATAAGACCTTCCAGGAGCTGGGTGTGCTAAGGGACCTTGGAGGGATGTGGGAGGAGGTGAAGCCCAAGCTTTGGAACTTCATGGAGAATAGCGAGGAAATGGACTTGGTCAGG accCTGCTCCAGAATAATGCCAGCGCTATGTTCCTTAACACCCAGCTTAGTGGGACTGAGTTGCGCGTGTCAGATATAGCAGCATTCCTCTCTAAGACCTCAGTTAACAAAAAACACGCAGGATCGGTCTACACCTGGAGAGATGTCTTCAATGAAACCAACCACGCCATACAGACCATTTCTCGTTTCATGGAG TGTGTGAacctggacaagctggagccAGTGGCTAATGAGGAGCGATTGGTCAACAAGTCCATGGGTCTTCTTGATAACCAGAGGTTTTGGGCTGGAATCGTGTTTCCTGACATTGCCCACAACAACAGCACTGACCTGCCACCCAATGTCAATTACAAAATCCGTATGGACATCGATAATgtggagagaacaaacaagaTTAAAGACGG ATATTGGGACCCTGGTCCCAGGGCAGACCCCTTTGAGGACCTGCGGTACGTCTGGGGTGGGTTTTCCTACCTGCAGGATGTAATCGAGCAAGGAATTATCAGAGCTGTCACTGGCACCAAGCAGAAGACAGGAATCTACATTCAGCAGATGCCCTACCCCTGCTACGTTGATGATAT ATTCCTGCGTGTGATGAGTCGGTCAATGCCTCTCTTCATGACCTTGGCATGGATGTACTCAGTAGCTATCATCATCAAGGGAGTGGTATACGAGAAAGAGGCGCGCCTCAAAGAGACCATGAGAATCATGGGACTGAACAACGGCACCCTTTGGCTTAGCTGGTTCATCAGCAGTTTAATCCCCCTGCTGATCAGCGCTGGGTTGTTGGTGATGTTATTGAAG ATGGGTAACCTGCTGCCTTACAGTGACTCCGGCGTTGTGTTTCTCTTCCTGGGATCATTTGGCGTAGTTACCATCATGCAGTGCTTTCTCATCAGCACGCTGTTTTCTCGTGCCAACTTGGCAGCCGCCTGCGGTGGCATTATATACTTCACTCTCTACCTGCCCTACGTGCTTTGTGTTGCCTGGCAGGACTACGTGGGCTTTGGAGCAAAAATTGTTGTG agtCTCCTTTCTCCTGTGGCTTTCGGTTTTGGATGTGAGTACTTTGCCCTCTTTGAAGAGCAAGGAGTGGGAATACAGTGGTCAAACCTACTTGCCAGCCCTCTAGAGGAAGACAGCTACAACCTAACCACCTCCATCTGCCTTATGCTGTTTGACGCTGTGTTGTACGGAATAATGACCTGGTACATTGAAGCTGTGTTCCCTG GTCAGTATGGGATCCCTAGGCCCTGGTATTTTCCCTTCACTAGGACATATTGGTGTGGAGAAAAAGAGAACAAGAACATCTCCACCCCTCTGTCAAAGAAGGGTAACGCTGATG CTGTCTGCATTGAGGAAGAGCCAAGCCACATAGAGCCAGGTGTTTACATTGAGAATCTTGTGAAGATCTACAGCCATGGAAACAAACTGGCTGTGGACGGCCTGTCCCTGAGATTCTATGAGGGACAGATCACCTCCTTCCTCGGACACAATGGAGCTGGCAAAACCACAACTAT GTCAATCCTGACAGGGTTGTTTCCACCCACCTCTGGCACAGCCTACATTCTCGGCAAAGACATTCGTTCTGAACTCAGCACAATCCGGCAGAATCTGGGTGTATGCCCTCAACACAACGTACTTTTCAGCAT GTTGACAGTCGAGGAACACATCTGGTTCTACGCCCGCCTGAAGGGTCTTTCAGAGGAGAAGGTGAAGGCGGAAATGGAACAAATTGTGAATGATGTTGGACTGCCTCACAAACGAAAGTCTCGCACAAGCACCCTGTCCG GTGGGATGCAGAGGAAGCTGTCAGTGGCCTTGGCTTTTGTTGGTGGTTCAAAGGTTGTGATTCTGGATGAACCCACAGCTGGTGTTGATCCCTACGCACGCAGGGGCATCTGGGATCTCTTGCTCAAATACAGACAAG GCCGCACTATCATCCTGTCCACTCATCACATGGACGAGGCTGACATCCTGGGTGACCGCATTGCCATCATTTCACACGGGAAGCTGTGTTGCGTAGGCTCCTCTCTTTTCCTGAAGACCCACTTGGGGACAGGCTACTACCTGACCCTGGTCAAGAGAGACTATGACTTGACACTACAGTCATGCAGGAATTCTGCCAGCACAGTCTCCTATAGCAAGAAGACAGAAAAG GAGGACAGTGTATCAGAAAGCAGTTCAGATGCTGGTCTTGGCAGTGAACCAGAAAGTGAAACCACTACTATTG ATGTCTCCCTCATTTCCAATGTGATTTTCAAGCATGTCCCTGAGGCTCGCCTGGTGGAGGATCTCGGCCATGAACTCGCCTATGTCTTGCCCTACCAGGCTGCAAAAGATGGCGCCTTTGTGGAGCTCTTTCATGAGCTTGATGACCGACTGACTGACTTGGGAATCTCAAGTTATGGAATATCTGATACCACCCTAGAAGAA ATTTTCTTGAAAGTGGCTGAGGACAGTGGAGTGGATTCAGTTGAGCTTTCAG ATGGAGTCGTACCCACCAGAACTCGTCGTCGTCATGCGTTCGGAGATCACCAGAGCTGCCTGAAGCCCTTCACTGAGGATGACTTTGACTTCAATGACTCTGAAGGTGACCCAG AATCCCGTGAGACCGACTGGCTTAGTGGAACAGATGGCAAAGGGTCATACCAAGTGAAAGGCTGGAGTCTGAAGAGACAGCAGTTTGTAGCACTACTGTGGAAACGATTCCTCTATGCTCGACGCTCTAGGAAGGGCTTCTTTGCCCAG ATTGTGCTTCcggcagtgtttgtgtgtattgccTTGGTGTTCAGCCTGATCGTTCCTCCATTTGGAAAGTACCCCAGCCTGGCTCTGGATCCTGGCATGTATGGAGAACAGTTTACCTTCATCAG TAACGACATGCCTGAAGACCCTCATACCAACAATCTGCTTGGAGCTCTGACAGCAGAACCTGGCTTTGGAACACGCTGCATGGAAGGACAGCCAATACC GGACATTCCCTGCACTGCAGTTCAAGATGAGTGGTCGGTCCCTCAAGTCTCTCAAAGTGTGAAGGACATGTTTGACAAAGGAAACTGGACCATGCAGAATCCGTCTCCATTGTGTGAGTGCAGCTGCGAAGGGCGCAAGAGGATGTTGCCCGAGTGTCCATCGGGAGCTGGGGGGCTTCCACCACCACAG ATGAAGATCAGTGAGACAGACACTCTGCAGAATTTGACAGGCAGAAACATTTCAGACTATCTGGTTAAGACCTACGCTCAGATCATTGGCAAGAG CCTGAAGAACAAGATCTGGGTCAACGAGTTCAG ATATGGCGGATTCTCATTAGGTGCGAGGAGTTCACAATTTCTGGCCCATACAGATGAAACTGATCGTGCAATTGCTCAGCTGAGGAGACGTTTCCATCTTGAAAGA GGAGCTGCAGCAGATCGTTTCTTTCACAGTCTTTCCAGTTTCATCCAAGGATTGGACACCAAGAATAACGTCAAG ATTTGGTTTAACAACAAAGGCTGGCACAGCATTGGTTCCTTCCTCAATGTGATGAACAACGCCATTCTACGGGTGAGTCTGCCAGCTGGAAAAGACCCCACAAAATTTGGCATCACTGCCTACAATCATCCACTCAACCTCACCAAGGAGCAGCTCTCACAAGTCGCGTT GATGACAACATCGGTGGACGTGCTCGTGTCCATTTGCGTCATCTTTGCCATGTCCTTTGTGCCCGCCAGTTTTGTGGTCTTTCTCATCCAAGAGAGAGTGAACAAGGCTAAACACATGCAGTTCATTAGTGGAGTACAACCCTTCCTCTACTGGCTGGCCAACTTTGTCTGGGATATG TGTAACTACATCGTTCCTGCCACACTGGTGATCATCATCTTTGTGTGTTTCCAACAAGACGCCTACGTCTCCTCCACCAATCTGCCTGTGCtggctctgctgctgctactcTATGG aTGGTCAATCACCCCTCTGATGTACccagcttcatttttctttaaaatacccagcacagCCTACGTGGTTCTTACTAGCGTCAACATACTGATAGGAATCAACGGCAGCGTGTCCACATTTGTTCTCGAGCTGTTTGGAAGCAAT GAGATCGGTGGCATTAATGATATCCTGAAGAATGTGTTCCTCATCTTCCCTCACTTCTGCTTGGGAAGAGGACTTATTGACATGGTGAAGAATCAAGCAATGGCTGATGCTCTGGAGAGATTCG GTGAAAACCGGTTCCGCTCTCCTCTGGCCTGGGACATGGTTGGAAAGAACTTGTTTGCAATGGCCATTGAGGGTGTTGTCTTCTTCTGTATAACCGTCCTCATTCAGTATCGCTTCTGCTTCAAGGCCAG GTCATCCACTAGTCATCTGAAGCCCATCGGAGAGGAAGACGAGGATGTGGCGAGAGAGCGACAGCGGATCCTCAGCGGTGGAGGACAGACAGACATCCTGGAGCTCAGACAGCTCACCAAGATTTACAAGCGCAAACAGAAGCCAGCAGTGGACCGGCTGTGTGTTGGCATCCCTCCTGGAGAG TGTTTTGGTTTGCTGGGGGTGAATGGAGCAGGAAAAACCAGCACCTTCAAAATGCTGACAGGAGATTCTGTGGTAACAAGTGGCGAGGCCTACCTGGCTGGCAAGAG TGTAACCACAGAGATAGATGAAGTCCATCAGAACATGGGCTACTGTCCTCAGTTTGATGCTATCAATGACCTACTGACTGGCAGAGAGCATCTCGAGTTTTATGCTATCCTGAGAGGAGTGCCCGAGAAGGAAGTCTGTGAG GTGGCAGACTGGGGCATCCGTAAACTGGGTTTGATGAAGTATGTGGACAAAGCAGCTGGCAGCTACAGTGGAGGAAATATGAGGAAACTGTCTACTGCTATTGCTCTAATAGGAGGACCACCTGTTGTGTTTCTG GATGAACCAACTACAGGCATGGACCCCAAGGCACGTCGTGCTCTCTGGAACGCCATCCTGAGCATCATCAAAGAGGGGCGATCTGTAGTCCTGACCTCTCACAG TATGGAGGAGTGTGAAGCTCTTTGCACCAGGATGGCCATCATGGTCAACGGCAGGTTCCGCTGTCTGGGCAGCGTGCAGCACCTCAAAAACAG ATTTGGAGATGGCTACACAATCATCCTACGGGTGGCGGGACCAGACCCAGACCTTAGGCCAGTAATGGACTTCATAGAAAGGGAGCTACCAGGGAGCACGTTGAAGGAGAAACACCGCAACATGCTCCAGTACCAGCTTCCCTCCTCCCTCACCTCTCTCGCCCGAATCTTCTCCCTGCTCTCAAAGAACAAAGAGGCTCTCAGCATAGAGGACTACTCTGTTTCTCAGACTACTTTAGACCAA GTGTTTGTAAATTTTGCCAAGGACCAAAGTGACGAGGACCACTTGAAAGACGTCCATCTGAGCAAGCGGGACGCTGTTGTAGTGGACATTTCCCAGCTGAACTCTTTTCTCACAGACAACAAGACCAGGGAGAGCTGTGTCTGA